Within the Corynebacterium afermentans subsp. lipophilum genome, the region TGCTAGTTCGGGGCTTTTGTCAGATTTTGCGAGTTTCGTTTACCTGCTGGGGTCGCCGTAGGGATTCTCGCCGCGCTCGAACCGGGCGCGGCGCTGCCTTTGTTCCTCGCGCTTGCGCAGGATGCGCTCCTGCTCGATTTTACGGCGCATGCGGTCGGGGTAGCCGGTCTCCTCGACGTCGTAGAGCATGATGCCCAGCATGTCGGCCACCTGGTCGATGCCCTTGGGCCCGCCGATGCGGCGGCGGGTGTAGTTGCCTTTCTCGTCCACGAGGACGACGGACATCTCGTTGACCATCGTTTCCGGCTCGACAAAGCCCTCGACGTACGCACGGCCGGTGACCCAGTCGCGCAGGTACTGCGCATCGTCCGGACGGATCGTCTCCCCCGGCGCGCGGGGCGGTTTAAACGTCGTGGACTTCTTGCCTTTGCCGAACAGGTTGAACACGTCCCACATCATACGGTGCACCTCGGGCAGGAAAGGTCACCCCTTGGGCAACGTGCGGGGCGTGTTACAGGTACGCTTTGTGCCTGTATAGCTTCCAACGTTTCAATGAGGAGACTTAAGAAATGGCGCACTCAGTTGAGATGCCCGAGCTGGGCGAATCGGTCACCGAAGGCACGATCACCACGTGGCTGAAGGAAGTCGGCGACACGGTCGAGGTGGACGAGCCGCTGCTCGAGGTCTCCACCGACAAGGTCGACACCGAGATCCCGTCCCCGGTCGCAGGCGTGATCCTGGAGATCAAGGCCGAGGAGGACGACACCGTTGAGATCGGCGACGTGATCGCCGTCATCGGCGAGGAGGGCGAGGAAGCAGACTCCTCCTCCGACAAGAAGGAAGACAAGGAAGAGGCTGAGGAGCCGGCCGAGGAGAAGGCTGAGGCGCCGAAGAAGGAAGAAAAGCCCGCCAAGAAGGCCTCCGGCGACGCCACCGACGTGGAGATGCCGGAGCTGGGCGAGTCCGTCACCGAGGGCACCATCACCACCTGGCTGAAGGAAGTCGGCGACGAGGTCGAGGTCGACGAGCCGCTGCTCGAGGTCTCCACCGACAAGGTCGACACCGAGATCCCGTCCCCGGTCGCGGGCACCCTGATCGAGATCCTGGCTGAGGAGGACGACACCGTCGAGGTCGGCGATGTCATCGCCCGCGTCGGCGACGCTGATGCCGCCGGCTCCTCCGATGACGAGGATGAGGACGACGGCGCTGCCGAGGAGAACGTCGCAGACGAGGACGAGAAGGTCGAAGAGGACAACTCGGCCGAGGGCGAGGGCGACAACCCGGAGGACGCCCCGAAGAAGGACGAGAAGAAGTCCTCCCCGAAGAACAAGAAGGGCTCCGGTGAGGGCACCAAGGTGGAGATGCCGGAGCTCGGCGAGTCCGTCACCGAGGGCACCATCACCACCTGGCTGAAGGAAGTCGGCGACATGGT harbors:
- a CDS encoding oxidoreductase encodes the protein MFNLFGKGKKSTTFKPPRAPGETIRPDDAQYLRDWVTGRAYVEGFVEPETMVNEMSVVLVDEKGNYTRRRIGGPKGIDQVADMLGIMLYDVEETGYPDRMRRKIEQERILRKREEQRQRRARFERGENPYGDPSR